The Oscillatoria acuminata PCC 6304 genomic interval TAAGGCAAAAAAGATTAAAATCAAACCAGCAATAAAGGGGAGACGAGCACCACGTTCTGCTAAATGAGCGGCGACATGATGCCACACCGGGTCCAAGGGTTGTAATAACCGCATGGAGAGTTTTCCTTCCACCACTTCTTTTTCAAACTCCCAAACCACCCAAACCACATTGAATTGACGGACAATAAACGCCGCTAAAAAATACCGAGCAAATTCCACGGGGTTTAAGGCAAAACTTCCAGTTTGAGAGGCTTCTAACCAGAGTCCCATTAAAATAAACGGCAAAGTACCCGACAGCGCCCATAACACAATTTCGGCGCGGTATTCCAGCATATAAGCATAATGAACGGAGAATAAGGTGGGAGCAATTCTGAAAAAACGTCTCATGAATTTTAGGGGTTAACAGATTAGGGTATGGGTCCAGGGAAAGGGTTGAGAAACCGGATTTATTAACACAATTTCGGGGATTTCTATAAACTTGGATTAAAAACCCGGTTTCTGGTCCTCACCGAATGATTTAGGCGATCGTCCCAGCGGTAAAGACTCGTCCAATCACTTCTTCAATCGGGGGTTCAGTCACCGTCAAATCTAGTATTTCAAAATCGATTAAAATCTGACTCACCGTAGCGGTTAGCGTATCCCGACGCACCAGTAATCGCACCGACTGACCCGCAATTTCTTCGACTTCGCCATACTGCGAGATTTGTTGTCGCAATTTTTCCGGGTCAGCAATCGCCTGAGTTAACTCTAACTGCACCTCACGATAGGGCGCAAACCGCTCAACTAAGCCATCTAAACTGCCATCATAAATCAGTTGACCTGCATAAATTAAAATCACGCGATCGCAAAGGGCAGTAATATCCGCCATGTAATGACTCGTTAACAAAATCGTCGCCCCTGTGCGTTGATTGTATTCGCGTAAAAACTCCCGGACTGATGCTTGTCCATTCACATCTAATCCCAGGGTCGGTTCATCCAAAAATAAAACATCAGGATTGTGCAATAATGCCGCCATCAATTCCGCTTTCATCCGTTCCCCGAGGGACAGCTTTCGGACAGGTTGATTGAGCTTTCCTTCCAGAGACAGCATTTCCGTTAATTGACCAATCCGTTCCCGACATTCTTTCTCGGGAATTCCATACACCACCCCATTAATTCGCAAGGAATCTAAGGCGGGTAAATCCCAGAGTAACTGTTGCTTTTGTCCCATGACTAAGGTAATTTTTTGCAGAAACGCTTCTTTGCGTTGAAAAGGAACATGACCCGCCACCTCCACCCGTCCACTAGAGGGATGAATTAGCCCGGTTAACATTTTTAAAGTGGTGGTTTTTCCGGCCCCATTAGGTCCTAGAAATCCCACGACTTCCCCGGGTTGGATTTGAAACGAAACATCTTTTACCGCTTCGATATTCCGATAGGTCCGTTTGAAAAAGTGATTGAGAGTCCCTTTCATTCCCGGTTGTTTGATGGCAACGGGATAAACTTTACTGAGATGTTCGGCAACAATGATTGACATAATAATTATTTTTACTAAAACCGCAACTCATCCGGTGCAATGTTCATCGAACCCCGCCGAGGTAGACTGGGTTGGAGTAGCCCCATGCTTTAGGGCTTTAGGGGATAGGTTTATTTTAGCTCAGGGGAGCAACTCTTTTAAATTTACAACGCGAACCACGGGATTGCGATGGGTAAAAATCAACCCATTATGACGATAAACGAGAATCAATTGGACAACCAGACGCTCAATAATTTCGATGATTCGACCTAAACAATGGCGACTTTTAAAATGTTCCAGTGGGGAGGGAGTCCGCTGAATCAACCATTCGGTGAATCGGTATTTCCAGGACCGAGTTCCCCGTTTAGAGATTTGTAAAATTGTCCCGGGAATGAATTCCCCTTGATTGGCCCAAAATGCATAGCGTTCCCCGAGGGTAAAGTAATGAAATACTGAGGGATGGGGGCTAGATTGGGCTAACTTTCGGGCAACTCCTAATGGATTAAAGGTGACGACGGACCGAATGCGATCGCCGTATTTAACCCCCAGTTGCTGGGCAATTTTGCCGCCAAGACTTTCGCCAATCACGTCCGGGCGATCGCCCTGTTGATATTTTTCCGTAATCCAAGCGACTGCACCTTGGGTTTCCGCCGCTTTCGATTGCCAATCAAGATGAGCAATAAACACCTCTGGCGTATCTTGAAGGACCCCATCCAACGGATACCAAGACCCATATCCCCGAATCACTAATACCGGCGGTACATTCCCCAATAAAGGAATCCGACCCTCGGCATAAAATCCTGTAATTTTATCTTCAAATACTTTTTCTACCTGATAGTTTCCTCGGACAACTTGGCCCTCGGTATGACGGACATAAATCGAGGGTTCATCTTTTTTTAAAATTAAGGTCAGTTGGGGTTTACTAAACTGTTCATAAATCACATCTAGAGGATGGCGAGGGGGTGGGGACGGGATGAAATCCGGGAAATTAACTGAACCAGCGGGTTTTTGACCGAGTTGAGCACGTTTTGAGTTGGATTTTTTGCGTTTAGATAGCACGAATTCGTTCCCCTGGCATACGGAGTAAAAACCCGCAGGCTGAAGCCTGGGGCTACACGGACGAAGCCTGCCTTCGCAGGCTGAAGAGTAAAATAGGTCGAGTACAACGGGATTTGGTATCATACCAAATCCGGGTATAAAAAATTGTTGTTATAGAGTAGCCCGCGCAGGCGGGCTTTGTCCGTATAGCCTCCGGGCTTCAGCCTGCGGGCCCCCAGTTTAGGGAAAAATTTCCCCCGCTTTCACCGTGAGAATTTGAGCAGAATTGATCCAATCATGTTCAAATCCGCCTAAATGAGTTGTCGCAATTACGGTTTGAAATCGGTCTTGAATCGCTTCAAGCAGTTGGTTTTGTCGCTTGGGGTCTAACTCGGCCAGCACATCATCAAGGAGTAAAACAGGCGGTTCTCCAACGATTTCCTCAATCAGTTTGAGTTCTGCCAATTTTAAGGCTAAAACTAGGGTGCGTTGTTGTCCCTGGGAAGCAAATTGTTTCACGGGTAATTCATTGAGAGTGAACTCGATATCATCGCGGTGGGGACCGACCAGAGTTGTGCCTTGAAATGATTCTGCGATCGCCCGAGATTGGAGTTTTTCTAAAAATGCCTGCATTGCCTGTTGCGGACGATCGCGCAACGCTTTATCTTGCATTCCTTCCACATTTGGAGCATAATGAATACATAACGATTCCACTCGCCCACTAATCGCCGCGTGCCAGGTTTCGGCAATGGGAACCAATCGCTCTAATGCCCGCGATCGCCGCTGCATCACCCGGACTCCAATGGTCGCCAATTGAGCATCCCATAACCCCAATTGTGCCTGATGTTCCGGACCTAAATGAGATTTCTCTCCCCGTGCTTCGGCACTTCTAATCTCTTTTAATAACGCATTTCTTTGTTTTAACACTTTATTATATTGTTGTAAAATATGAGCATAAATTGGCTCCAGTTGCACCAACAATCCATCTAACCAACTGCGCCTGGTTTCCGGACCGGACCGAACTAACTCCAAATCCAAACTCGAAAACTGCACGACATTTAACAAACCCAAAAAATCGACATTCCGCCGACAGGTTTCTTCATCTACAGATACCGTTCGCCGTCCACTTCGCCGCAGAACCACTCCCAATTTAACTGACCGATATTCCCGA includes:
- a CDS encoding ABC transporter ATP-binding protein — protein: MSIIVAEHLSKVYPVAIKQPGMKGTLNHFFKRTYRNIEAVKDVSFQIQPGEVVGFLGPNGAGKTTTLKMLTGLIHPSSGRVEVAGHVPFQRKEAFLQKITLVMGQKQQLLWDLPALDSLRINGVVYGIPEKECRERIGQLTEMLSLEGKLNQPVRKLSLGERMKAELMAALLHNPDVLFLDEPTLGLDVNGQASVREFLREYNQRTGATILLTSHYMADITALCDRVILIYAGQLIYDGSLDGLVERFAPYREVQLELTQAIADPEKLRQQISQYGEVEEIAGQSVRLLVRRDTLTATVSQILIDFEILDLTVTEPPIEEVIGRVFTAGTIA
- a CDS encoding alpha/beta fold hydrolase, yielding MLSKRKKSNSKRAQLGQKPAGSVNFPDFIPSPPPRHPLDVIYEQFSKPQLTLILKKDEPSIYVRHTEGQVVRGNYQVEKVFEDKITGFYAEGRIPLLGNVPPVLVIRGYGSWYPLDGVLQDTPEVFIAHLDWQSKAAETQGAVAWITEKYQQGDRPDVIGESLGGKIAQQLGVKYGDRIRSVVTFNPLGVARKLAQSSPHPSVFHYFTLGERYAFWANQGEFIPGTILQISKRGTRSWKYRFTEWLIQRTPSPLEHFKSRHCLGRIIEIIERLVVQLILVYRHNGLIFTHRNPVVRVVNLKELLP
- the recF gene encoding DNA replication/repair protein RecF (All proteins in this family for which functions are known are DNA-binding proteins that assist the filamentation of RecA onto DNA for the initiation of recombination or recombinational repair.), coding for MFINQLHLRQFRNYREQEIELNAPKTILVGDNAQGKTNVLEALGLLSTLKSSRVSRDRDLVREGEPQGQIIGMVSREYRSVKLGVVLRRSGRRTVSVDEETCRRNVDFLGLLNVVQFSSLDLELVRSGPETRRSWLDGLLVQLEPIYAHILQQYNKVLKQRNALLKEIRSAEARGEKSHLGPEHQAQLGLWDAQLATIGVRVMQRRSRALERLVPIAETWHAAISGRVESLCIHYAPNVEGMQDKALRDRPQQAMQAFLEKLQSRAIAESFQGTTLVGPHRDDIEFTLNELPVKQFASQGQQRTLVLALKLAELKLIEEIVGEPPVLLLDDVLAELDPKRQNQLLEAIQDRFQTVIATTHLGGFEHDWINSAQILTVKAGEIFP